In Juglans microcarpa x Juglans regia isolate MS1-56 chromosome 8D, Jm3101_v1.0, whole genome shotgun sequence, the following are encoded in one genomic region:
- the LOC121243258 gene encoding protein ASPARTIC PROTEASE IN GUARD CELL 1: protein MRFQLVYIVFAVVAFFCTLIGFGHSRSLSQSPQTTILDVAALIQNTKTVFATTTFDQQKRSFSAKSPFTLQLHSRVSLQKPSHREYKSLTLARLQRDSARVRSLTTRLDLALTGIVPSDLEPLDTSNGRGFETELMKGPVVSGTSQGSGEYFSRVGIGEPPSPVYMVLDTGSDVSWQQCAPCADCYQQADPIFEPAASSSYSPLSCETRQCKSLDVSECRNGTCLYEVSYGDGSYTVGDFVTETITLGSASVNDVAIGCGHNNEGLFIGAAGLLGLGGGSLSFPSQLNASSFSYCLVDRDSDSASTLEFHSPIPRDAITAPLRRNPQLDTFYYLGMTGISVGGELLSIPESIFHIDDSGNGGIIVDSGTAVTRLQTDAYNSVRDAFVKRTRNLPSAEGVALFDTCYNLSSRTSVVVPTMKFHFPDGKELPLPAKNYLIPVDSVGTFCLAFASTPSSLSIIGNVQQQGTRVGFDLANSLIGFSPNRC, encoded by the coding sequence ATGAGGTTTCAGCTCGTTTACATTGTCTTCGCAGTAGTCGCCTTCTTCTGCACTTTGATCGGCTTTGGTCACTCTCGAAGCTTGTCTCAGAGCCCTCAAACTACCATCCTGGACGTCGCGGCTTTGATACAAAACACCAAGACCGTTTTCGCGACAACAACATTCGACCAACAAAAGCGAAGCTTCTCAGCCAAGTCTCCGTTCACTCTTCAGCTACATTCGAGAGTTTCTCTTCAGAAACCTTCACACAGGGAGTACAAGTCCCTGACTTTGGCACGACTCCAGCGCGATTCTGCCCGAGTCAGATCTTTGACGACCCGGTTAGATCTGGCACTCACAGGCATCGTCCCATCAGATCTCGAGCCGCTGGATACGAGCAATGGTCGGGGCTTTGAAACCGAGCTCATGAAAGGTCCAGTTGTGTCGGGGACGAGTCAGGGAAGCGGTGAGTACTTCTCTCGAGTCGGAATCGGTGAGCCTCCGAGTCCGGTGTACATGGTGCTCGACACGGGCAGTGATGTCAGCTGGCAACAGTGCGCTCCCTGTGCCGACTGCTACCAGCAAGCCGACCCGATCTTCGAACCTGCTGCTTCGTCTTCGTACTCGCCGCTCTCGTGCGAGACCCGGCAATGCAAGTCCCTCGACGTGTCCGAGTGCCGTAACGGTACGTGTCTCTATGAGGTATCCTATGGCGACGGGTCGTATACCGTCGGGGATTTCGTCACAGAGACCATCACGCTCGGCTCTGCTTCGGTTAACGACGTAGCCATCGGCTGCGGCCACAATAATGAAGGCCTGTTCATCGGCGCGGCAGGTTTACTCGGACTCGGTGGTGGCTCGCTCTCGTTCCCGTCTCAGCTCAATGCCTCTTCCTTCTCGTACTGCCTTGTGGACCGCGACTCCGACTCAGCCTCGACCCTCGAGTTCCACTCACCTATCCCTCGTGATGCCATTACGGCGCCTTTGCGTCGTAACCCCCAACTCGATACGTTCTACTATCTCGGCATGACTGGAATCAGTGTCGGAGGCGAGTTGCTCTCGATTCCCGAGTCCATCTTTCACATCGACGACAGCGGAAACGGTGGAATCATCGTCGACTCGGGCACGGCCGTGACTCGGCTCCAGACCGACGCCTACAACTCGGTCCGCGATGCCTTCGTCAAGCGAACGCGGAACTTGCCGTCCGCCGAAGGCGTGGCGCTGTTCGACACGTGCTACAACCTGTCTTCGAGGACCAGCGTGGTGGTCCCAACAATGAAATTTCATTTCCCAGATGGGAAAGAGTTACCGTTACCGGCAAAGAATTACCTCATACCGGTTGACTCGGTCGGGACGTTTTGTCTGGCGTTCGCTTCGACTCCGTCGTCGTTGTCGATAATCGGGAATGTGCAACAGCAAGGGACTCGTGTCGGCTTCGACCTCGCTAATTCCCTGATTGGGTTCTCACCTAACAGATGCTAG
- the LOC121243473 gene encoding CTL-like protein DDB_G0274487 isoform X2, with translation MTDSLSSSNSSFDSASISAADQNVVRSQRSGDGGGQMLASVTSRRWRDIFWLTVFMLHLVVLGCGLVVLGLNRFKKTDRLNIDRYTARFMEHHRGLTENYWPMYAVAGGVGTVIGCTWLLLLGSHANEMMKVSVHILTTYLAVISVLCFWGEQFFWGVVFATGAAFQFLYVISVIDRLPFTMLVLRKAVKMVLSLPEVMRVAYAFMLVMLLWLGLWSFGAAGVVASSMGDGGRWWLLVVLSVSLFWTGAVLCNAVHVIVSGMVFLVLFHGGREASSIPPNSLMNSLRYAVTTSFGSICYGSLFTAAIRTLRWEIRGVRSKIGKNECLLCCVDFLFHLVETLVRFFNKYAYVQIAVNGKGFNHSARDAWELFQSTGVEALVAYDCSGAVLLMGTLLGGLVTGTCSGVWTWIKWRDRVSMVGSTTMLMGMVLKIHC, from the exons ATGACCGACTCACTGAGCTCCTCCAACTCCTCCTTCGACTCTGCCTCGATATCCGCCGCCGACCAG aacGTTGTCCGGAGTCAGAGGAGCGGGGATGGTGGGGGCCAAATGCTTGCTTCTGTAACATCACGTCGCTGGCGCGATATTTTCTGGTTGACAGTGTTTATGCTTCATTTGGTTGTTTTGGGATGTGGCCTCGTGGTTCTTGGGCTCAATAGGTTTAAGAAAACGGATAGGCTAAACATTGATAGGTACACTGCTAGGTTTATGGAACACCACAGGGGCTTGACGGAGAATTATTGGCCGATGTATGCTGTTGCCGGCGGAGTTGGGACTGTCATCGGATGTACTTGGCTGCTATTACTGGGCTCGCATGCGAATGAAATGATGAAGGTTTCAGTGCACATTTTGACCACTTACCTTGCTGTAATTAGTGTTTTGTGTTTCTGGGGCGAGCAGTTCTTTTGGGGCGTTGTGTTTGCAACTGGTGCTGCTTTTCAGTTTTTGTATGTCATATCAGTAATAGACAG ACTTCCTTTTACCATGCTGGTGTTGCGAAAAGCAGTAAAGATGGTATTGAGTCTTCCAGAAGTTATGAGAGTAGCATATGCTTTCATGCTTGTCATGCTTTTATGGTTGGGATTATGGTCTTTTGGAGCAGCTGGTGTTGTGGCTTCAAGCATGGGTGATGGTGGACGCTGGTGGCTTCTTGTG GTTTTATCTGTAAGTTTATTTTGGACGGGTGCAGTCCTCTGTAATGCTGTACATGTTATAGTATCTGGGATGgtgtttcttgttcttttccatGGTGGTCGCGAAGCATCATCAATACCTCCGAACTCCTTGATGAATTCCCTAAGGTATGCTGTGACAACATCTTTTGGCAGCATTTGCTATGGATCACTCTTCACTGCTGCTATTCGAACACTACGGTGGGAG ATCAGGGGAGTTCGGTCAAAGATTGGCAAAAATGAGTGTTTACTTTGCTGTGTTGATTTCCTGTTTCATCTTGTGGAGACTCTTGTTCGTTTTTTCAACAAGTATGCCTATGTCCAG ATTGCAGTAAATGGTAAAGGCTTTAACCATTCAGCAAGGGATGCCTGGGAGTTATTCCAGTCAACAGGAGTTGAAGCTCTTGTGGCCTATGATTGTTCGGGTGCTGTTCTACTAATGGGCACTCTTTTGGGTGGGCTTGTTACTGGAACTTGCTCAGGAGTCTGGACATGGATTAAATGGAGGGACAGAGTAAGCATGGTGGGCTCCACTACAATGTTGATGGGAATGGTCTTG AAGATCCATTGTTGA
- the LOC121243473 gene encoding CTL-like protein DDB_G0274487 isoform X1 yields MTDSLSSSNSSFDSASISAADQNVVRSQRSGDGGGQMLASVTSRRWRDIFWLTVFMLHLVVLGCGLVVLGLNRFKKTDRLNIDRYTARFMEHHRGLTENYWPMYAVAGGVGTVIGCTWLLLLGSHANEMMKVSVHILTTYLAVISVLCFWGEQFFWGVVFATGAAFQFLYVISVIDRLPFTMLVLRKAVKMVLSLPEVMRVAYAFMLVMLLWLGLWSFGAAGVVASSMGDGGRWWLLVVLSVSLFWTGAVLCNAVHVIVSGMVFLVLFHGGREASSIPPNSLMNSLRYAVTTSFGSICYGSLFTAAIRTLRWEIRGVRSKIGKNECLLCCVDFLFHLVETLVRFFNKYAYVQIAVNGKGFNHSARDAWELFQSTGVEALVAYDCSGAVLLMGTLLGGLVTGTCSGVWTWIKWRDRVSMVGSTTMLMGMVLVGLAMVVVESAVTSIYICYAEDPLLIHRWDSEFFDQMSEMLHHRLQYRSARAREVLTHNRRLDGHIQQMPPA; encoded by the exons ATGACCGACTCACTGAGCTCCTCCAACTCCTCCTTCGACTCTGCCTCGATATCCGCCGCCGACCAG aacGTTGTCCGGAGTCAGAGGAGCGGGGATGGTGGGGGCCAAATGCTTGCTTCTGTAACATCACGTCGCTGGCGCGATATTTTCTGGTTGACAGTGTTTATGCTTCATTTGGTTGTTTTGGGATGTGGCCTCGTGGTTCTTGGGCTCAATAGGTTTAAGAAAACGGATAGGCTAAACATTGATAGGTACACTGCTAGGTTTATGGAACACCACAGGGGCTTGACGGAGAATTATTGGCCGATGTATGCTGTTGCCGGCGGAGTTGGGACTGTCATCGGATGTACTTGGCTGCTATTACTGGGCTCGCATGCGAATGAAATGATGAAGGTTTCAGTGCACATTTTGACCACTTACCTTGCTGTAATTAGTGTTTTGTGTTTCTGGGGCGAGCAGTTCTTTTGGGGCGTTGTGTTTGCAACTGGTGCTGCTTTTCAGTTTTTGTATGTCATATCAGTAATAGACAG ACTTCCTTTTACCATGCTGGTGTTGCGAAAAGCAGTAAAGATGGTATTGAGTCTTCCAGAAGTTATGAGAGTAGCATATGCTTTCATGCTTGTCATGCTTTTATGGTTGGGATTATGGTCTTTTGGAGCAGCTGGTGTTGTGGCTTCAAGCATGGGTGATGGTGGACGCTGGTGGCTTCTTGTG GTTTTATCTGTAAGTTTATTTTGGACGGGTGCAGTCCTCTGTAATGCTGTACATGTTATAGTATCTGGGATGgtgtttcttgttcttttccatGGTGGTCGCGAAGCATCATCAATACCTCCGAACTCCTTGATGAATTCCCTAAGGTATGCTGTGACAACATCTTTTGGCAGCATTTGCTATGGATCACTCTTCACTGCTGCTATTCGAACACTACGGTGGGAG ATCAGGGGAGTTCGGTCAAAGATTGGCAAAAATGAGTGTTTACTTTGCTGTGTTGATTTCCTGTTTCATCTTGTGGAGACTCTTGTTCGTTTTTTCAACAAGTATGCCTATGTCCAG ATTGCAGTAAATGGTAAAGGCTTTAACCATTCAGCAAGGGATGCCTGGGAGTTATTCCAGTCAACAGGAGTTGAAGCTCTTGTGGCCTATGATTGTTCGGGTGCTGTTCTACTAATGGGCACTCTTTTGGGTGGGCTTGTTACTGGAACTTGCTCAGGAGTCTGGACATGGATTAAATGGAGGGACAGAGTAAGCATGGTGGGCTCCACTACAATGTTGATGGGAATGGTCTTG GTGGGACTGGCAATGGTGGTGGTTGAAAGTGCTGTTACATCCATCTACATCTGTTATGCAGAAGATCCATTGTTGATTCATAGATGGGATTCCGAATTTTTCGACCAGATGTCAGAGATGCTACACCATCGTCTTCAGTACAGGAGTGCAAGAGCAAGGGAAGTATTAACCCACAATCGGCGGCTCGATGGCCACATACAACAAATGCCACCTGCTTGA